A single genomic interval of Oncorhynchus mykiss isolate Arlee chromosome 13, USDA_OmykA_1.1, whole genome shotgun sequence harbors:
- the LOC110487489 gene encoding LOW QUALITY PROTEIN: NLR family CARD domain-containing protein 3 (The sequence of the model RefSeq protein was modified relative to this genomic sequence to represent the inferred CDS: inserted 2 bases in 1 codon): MKFCRERKGALPLDKVWLEAHHKDQRPVSPVTSHLSMKSDFSMDHPVNLSDGTGTFDPRISNQTQRPVSPVTSHLSMKSDFSMDHPVNLSDGRGTFDPRGVKRTQRPVSPVTSHLSMKSDFSMDHPVNLSDVTGTFDPRLVATSRLSKGENQGAACSLPEDQSSCAVCHQVQRDLVSITCGHRFCRQCITRYWEKPAPSGDYDCPQCRKKSRTLPVHLSEPNDARGSENMDDSLQRAIVNHKDSLTRRYECVKEGMVKSGNQTSLNRIYTELYITEGESEGVNNEHEVWQLETASKTPTSHDTAIHCNDIFKLLPGQERSIRTVLTKGIAGIGKTVSVQKFILDWAEGKANQDVDIIFVLPFRELNVIKDLQYSLLGLLNYFHTELDIGNAKKLTACKSMFILDGLDESRFPLDFQHNEKVSDVTXTSSVDVLLTNLIKGNLLPSALLWITTRPAAANQISSGCVDQVTEVRGFNDLQKEEYFRKRFSDEDLASRIISHIKTSRSLHIMCHIPVFCWISATVLEHMLSTDKSREMPTTLTEMSIHFLLIQTSLKNQKYHGRDEMDQEELMESDKDILLKLGKLAFEHLEKGNLMFYEEDLKECGIDVKEASVYSGLCTQIFKEESVFFQRVVYCFVHLSIQEFLSAVYIYHCYTTKNMDALKPFLKRKSRAASEELTLHELLKSAVDKALESKNGHLDLFVCFLHGMSLESNQKLLRGLVTQTESTPECVKKTIRSLKVMQRKNISPERCINLFHCLIEMKDQSVQEEIREYLTSEDRSKNLSLAHCSALAYTLQISEVVLDVFDLKEYKTSEEGRRRLLPAVRGCRKALLTGCKLTDTSCEVLLSVLISNPSHLRELDLSNNDLKDSGVKLLSAGLGNPNCKLETLRLSGCLVTEEGCSSLVSALRSNPSHLRELDLSYNHPGDSGVRLLSAGLEDPHCRLEKLNVDHGGEYTMKPGLRKYACDLTLDPNTVNRLLSLSEENRKVTWRTEEQPYPDHPERFDGWKQVLCREGLTGRCYWEVEWSGRRSGIGVTYKGISRRGGKDCVIGLNDKSWSLFCSDNRYYAWHNDNPTTIDISSSSSHRVGVYLDWPAGTLSFYRVSSDTLTHLHTFYTTFTEPLYPGFRVCCDSSVTM, from the exons ATGAAAttctgtagagagaggaagggggcaCTGCCTCTGGATAAAGTGTGGTTGGAGGCACATCACAAGGACCAAAGACCAGTCTCTCCAGTAACCAGTCATCTGTCCATGAAGAGTGACTTCTCTATGGACCATCCTGTTAATTTGAGTGATGGAACAGGAACCTTTGACCCCAG AATCTCCAACCAAACTCAGAGACCAGTCTCTCCAGTAACCAGTCATCTGTCCATGAAGAGTGACTTCTCTATGGACCATCCTGTTAATTTGAGTGATGGAAGAGGAACCTTTGACCCCAG AGGTGTCAAAAGGACTCAGAGACCAGTCTCTCCAGTAACCAGTCATCTGTCCATGAAGAGTGACTTCTCTATGGACCATCCTGTTAATTTGAGTGATGTAACAGGAACCTTTGACCCCAG gttggtagcaacatCAAGGCTGTCGAAAGGAGagaaccaaggtgcagcgtg CTCTCTGCCAGAGGATCAGTCCAGTTGTGCAGTGTGTCACCAGGTGCAGAGGGATCTAGTCTCTATCACCTGTGGACACAGGTTCTGCAGACAGTGCATCACCAGATACTGGGAGAAACCTGCTCCTTCAGGAGACTATGACTGTCCTCAGTGTAGAAAGAAATCCAGAACACTTCCTGTGCACCTGAGTGAACCCAATGATGCAAGAGGCTCTGAAAATA TGGATGACAGCCTACAGAGAGCCATAGTAAACCACAAAGACAGTCTGACAAGGAGGTATGAATGTGTGAAAGAAGGCATGGTAAAATCAGGGAATCAAACTTCGCTCAACAGGATttacacagagctctacatcacagaaggagagagtgaaggggttAACAATGAACATGAGGTGTGGCAGCTTGAGACAGCATCCAAGACACCAACCTCACATGACACAGCAATCCACTGCAATGACATCTTTAAACTCTTACCTGGCCAGGAGAGAAGCATCAGAACTGTGCTGACGAAGGGCATCGCTGGCATCGGAAAAACTgtctctgtgcagaagttcatCCTAGACTGGGCTGAAGGGAAGGCAAATCAAGATGTGGATATCATATTTGTGCTTCCTTTTCGGGAGCTGAACGTGATCAAAGATCTCCAGTACAGTCTGCTTGGACTTCTAAATTATTTCCACACAGAACTAGACATAGGCAATGCAAAGAAACTCACTGCCTGTAAATCTATGTTCATCTTGGATGGTTTGGATGAAAGCAGATTTCCATTGGATTTCCAGCACAACGAAAAGGTGTCTGATGTCAC GACATCGTCTGTTGATGTTCTGTTGACAAACCTGATCAAGGGGaatctgcttccctctgctctcctttGGATAACTACTCGACCTGCAGCAGCCAATCAGATTTCTTCGGggtgtgttgaccaggtgacagaggtacgagggttTAATGACCTACAGAAGGAGGAGtacttcaggaagagattcagtgatgaggacctggccagcagaatcatctcacacataaagacatcaaggagcctccacatcatgtgccacattccagtcttctgttggatttcTGCAACAGTCCTTGAACACATGTTGAGTACAGACAAGAGCAGAGAGATGCCCACGACTCTGACTGAGATGTCCATACACTTCCTGCTCATTCAGACCAGCCTGAAGAACCAGAAGTATCATGGAAGAGATGAGATGGATCAAGAGGAGCTCATGGAGTCAGATAAGGACATTCTTCTGAAGCTGGGGAAGCTGGCGTTTGAACATCTGGAGAAGGGTAATCTCATGTTCTATGAAGAAGACCTGAAAGAGTGTGGCATTGATGTCAAAGAAGCCTCAGTGTACTCAGGATTGTGCACACAAAtctttaaagaggagtctgtgttCTTTCAGAGAGTGGTGTACTGCTTTGTTcatctgagcattcaggagtttctCTCGGCTGTCTACATATACCATTGTTACACAACCAAGAACATGGATGCACTGAAGCCCTTCCTCAAGAGAAAGTCTAGAGCTGCGTCTGAAGAGCTAACCTTGCATGAGCTGCTGAAGAGTGCTGTGGATAAAGCCTTGGAGAGTAAGAATGGACACCTGGACCTTTTTGTCTGCTTCCTTCATGGCATgtcactggagtccaatcagaaaCTCCTACGAGGTCTGGTGACACAGACAGAAAGCACTCCAGAGTGCGTCAAGAAAACGATCCGATCCCTTAAGGTGATGCAGAGGAAGAACATCTCCCCTGAGAGGTGCATCAATCTCTTTCACTGTCTGATAGAGATGAAAGACCAGTCAGTACAGGAGGAAATCCGTGAGTATTTGACGTCAGAGGACAGATCCAAAAACCTCTCCCTTGCTCACTGTTCAGCGCTGGCCTACACGCTGCAGATATCAGAGGTGGTTCTGGATGTGTTTGACCTGAAGGAATACAAGACGTCAGAGGAGGGTCGTAGGAGACTGCTCCCAGCTGTTAGAGGCTGCAGGAAAGCTCT ACTCACTGGCTGTAAACTCACAGACACATCCTGTGAAGTGTTGCTCTCAGTTCTCAtctcaaacccctcacacctgagagagctggatctgagcaacaatgacctgaaggattcaggagtgaagctgctctctgctggactggggaatcccaactgtaaactggagactctgag gctgtcaggctgtctagtcacagaggaaggctgttcttctctggtctcagctctgaggtcaaacccctcacacctgagagagctggacctgagctacaatcacccaggagactcaggagtcagactgctctctgctggactggaggatccacactgcaggctggagaaactcaa TGTGGATCATGGTGGAGAGTACACAATGAAACCTGGCCttagaaaat ATGCCTGtgatctcacactggacccaaacacagtaaacagactcctctctctgtctgaggagaacagaaaggtgacatggaggacagaggagcagccgtatcctgatcacccagagagatttgatGGCTGGAAGCAGGTGCtctgtagagagggtctgactgggcgctgttactgggaggtagagtggagtgggAGACGGTCTGGAataggagtgacatataaaggaatcAGCAGGAGAGGGGGTAAGGACTGTGTGATTGGATTAAATGACAAGTCCTggagtctgttctgttctgacaaCAGGTACTATGCCTGGCACAATGATAATCCCACTACCATAGacatctcctcctccagctcccacagagtaggagtgtatctggactggccagccggcactctgtccttctacagagtctcctctgacacactgacccacctgCACACATTCTACAccacattcactgagcccctctatccagggtttaggGTTTGTTGTGACTCCTCAGTGACCATGTAA